One part of the Quercus lobata isolate SW786 chromosome 7, ValleyOak3.0 Primary Assembly, whole genome shotgun sequence genome encodes these proteins:
- the LOC115953075 gene encoding uncharacterized protein LOC115953075, which produces MGNRSRAKKAESFGKGKVTPLQVAFIVDRYLCDNNYSQTRSSFRTEASSLISTSPVQEAPKSLLTLGAMLNEYISLKEQKVMLEQERARLDQEKSRVQTLLHGMQSAMNTYNASGSLPSLPPNMAADTTRSAVVVAPQPVQASTSGWPVQNTPTVKPVSTPSNAIMNPGTLYTPITDPSAQKRKDVRVATDAPLAAKRSRCDLPTRKLPNRGANTLSQSVNTVDCQEIAQPSSAMQPSPDNYHPVGPLVQGSSVAKCLFNQPSLSIPSNSSGPKTPARANSSQSDKSTSPLEISSSVNCSNSNTPQEVTPTRCTVISSKRVTVSPNKQVMYAMERSHCISSSSPIKTNLKRQSKRDHVKGRLDFDGSDVVTNSDKPIADEISTPESGKEVDIFDIDLSNLDAFGDFSFTEMLDDLDLDCEGINYTCNPSLGSSIDTVSGSSSHESVDGNVGANQVMSEYTSTVTEVLSEKGMNMNGSDSLTAVKSITKCIRILSPAKSCRSNLDRDNCFARN; this is translated from the exons ATGGGAAATAGATCGAGAGCTAAAAAAGCTGAGAGTTTTGGAAAGGGAAAAGTGACCCCTCTCCAAGTCGCATTCATCGTGGATCGCTATCTCTGCGACAACAACTACTCCCAAACTCGCTCCAGTTTCAGAACCGAAGCTTCTTCTCTCATCTCCACATCCCCAGTTCAAGAG GCACCGAAGAGCTTGTTGACTTTGGGGGCGATGTTGAATGAGTACATTAGTTTGAAGGAGCAGAAGGTGatgttggagcaagaaagggcTCGATTGGATCAAGAGAAATCTCGGGTTCAAACGCTATTGCACGGTATGCAATCCGCCATGAACACTTACAATGCAAGCGGAAGCCTCCCATCGCTGCCACCGAATATGGCCGCTGACACCACGAGATCTGCTGTTGTGGTGGCTCCACAACCAGTCCAAGCTAGTACTTCAG GCTGGCCAGTGCAAAATACACCGACTGTTAAACCAGTGTCCACTCCTTCCAACGCCATTATGAATCCTGGGACTTTATACACACCAATCACAGATCCATCTgcacaaaaaagaaaggatgTTAGGGTTGCAACAGATGCACCTCTAGCTGCAAAGAGATCTCGTTGTGACTTACCCACCAGAAAGCTTCCAAACAGAG GTGCAAATACACTTTCACAATCAGTTAATACAGTTGATTGTCAGGAAATTGCTCAGCCTTCTAGTGCAATGCAACCATCGCCTGATAACTATCATCCTGTAGGGCCGTTGGTTCAAGGATCTAGTGTTGCCAAATGTTTGTTCAACCAGCCTTCGCTCTCCATTCCAAGCAATTCATCTGGTCCTAAGACACCTGCAAGAGCAAACTCTAGTCAAAGTGATAAATCCACATCTCCTCTGGAGATTTCTTCCAGTGTCAATTGTAGTAACAGCAATACTCCTCAAGAGGTTACCCCAACTCGTTGCACTGTAATCTCATCAAAAAGAGTTACTGTGAGTCCAAACAAACAAGTAATGTACGCTATGGAGAGGAGCCATTGCATTTCCTCTTCCTCACCAATTAAGACAAATTTGAAGAGACAGAGTAAGAGGGATCATGTTAAAGGAAGGCTAGATTTTGATGGATCTGATGTGGTAACAAACTCAGACAAACCTATTGCTGATGAAATTTCTACACCAGAGTCTGGAAAGGAAGTGGACATTTTTGATATTGATTTGTCTAATTTAGATGCATTTGGAGATTTCTCCTTCACTGAAATGTTAgatgatcttgatcttgactGTGAAGGAATTAATTATACTTGCAATCCATCCCTGGGTTCTTCGATTGACACTGTTTCAGG ATCATCATCTCATGAATCGGTGGATGGTAATGTGGGGGCTAATCAAGTTATGTCAGAATATACATCAACTGTGACTGAAGTACTATCAGAGAAAGGCATGAATATGAATG GCTCGGATTCTCTGACTGCAGTGAAGTCCATAACAAAATGCATACGGATTTTAAGCCCTG CAAAAAGTTGTAGGAGTAATTTGGATCGGGATAATTGCTTTGCAAGAAACTGA
- the LOC115953076 gene encoding fructose-1,6-bisphosphatase, chloroplastic-like — translation MVAATATSSYQNHTFFSNFLSSSPNSNLFPLHLRCLKRQSLTSDVTAARIRCKAALGSTETKLQKKSQYDIENLTIWLLKQEQAGNIDAELTIVLSSISLACKQIASLLQRSSIINLTGAHGTINIQGEDQKKLDVISNELFCNCLRSCGRTGIIASEEEDVPVAVEETYSGNYIVVFDPIDGSANIDTSLTTGSIFGIYGPDEQCLVDIDDNSTLDQEKQKCVTSVCQPGSNLLAAGYCLYSSSVVFTLSIGKGVFAFTLDPSHGEFVLTHENIEIPKLGKIYSFNEGNYDLWDEKLKKYLSHLRLPGSNGKPYSGRYIGCLVGEIHRMLLYGGIYGNPKNKNSKNGNLRLLYECAPMSYLVEQAGGKATDGHQRILDIKPEEVHQRTPIFIGSPDEVEKLQTFLA, via the exons ATGGTTGCAGCAACTGCAACTTCGTCTTACCAAAACCACACCTTCTTCTCcaactttctttcttcttctcctaaTTCTAACCTCTTTCCTCTCCATCTCCGCTGCCTCAAGAGACAGTCACTCACAAGTGATGTCACTGCGGCCAGGATCCGATGCAAAGCAGCTCTGGGATCCACAGAGACCAAACTGCAAAAGAAGAGCCAGTATGATATTGAGAACCTAACAATATGGCTGCTAAAGCAAGAACAAGCAGGTAATATTGACGCCGAGCTCACGATTGTCCTCTCAAGCATCTCGTTGGCTTGCAAGCAAATCGCTTCGCTGCTTCAGAGGTCAAGCATTATTAATCTCACTGGGGCTCATGGAACTATCAATATCCAAGGTGAAGATCAGAAGAAACTTGACGTTATCTCCAATGAG TTGTTCTGCAACTGCCTAAGGTCTTGCGGCCGCACGGGGATTATAGCATCAGAGGAAGAAGATGTACCTGTTGCGGTGGAGGAAACTTACTCGGGAAACTACATTGTAGTGTTTGACCCTATTGACGGATCTGCCAACATTGACACCTCCTTGACTACTGGCTCCATCTTTGGCATATATGGCCCTGATGAGCAATGTCTTGTTGACATTGACGATAACTCCACG CTCGATCAGGAAAAACAGAAATGTGTCACCAGTGTTTGCCAGCCAGGAAGCAACCTACTGGCCGCTGGCTATTGCCTATATTCAAGTTCAGTTGTCTTTACACTCTCAATAGGGAAAGGGGTGTTTGCATTCACCTTGGACCCCTCACATGGGGAATTTGTTTTAACACATGAAAATATAGAGATACCAAAATTGGGAAAAATCTATTCATTCAATGAAGGTAATTATGACCTATGGGATGAAAAACTGAAGAAATACCTCAGCCACCTTAGGCTGCCAGGCTCCAATGGCAAGCCCTATTCTGGTCGTTACATAGGATGCCTTGTCGGGGAAATCCATAGAATGTTGCTATATGGTGGTATCTATGGTAATCCCAAGAACAAGAACAGCAAAAATGGGAACTTGAGGCTCTTGTATGAGTGTGCACCAATGAGCTATCTAGTAGAACAAGCTGGAGGGAAAGCAACAGATGGTCACCAGAGAATACTTGACATCAAACCAGAGGAG GTTCACCAGCGTACACCAATTTTCATTGGAAGCCCAGATGAAGTAGAGAAACTGCAGACATTCTTGGCTTGA
- the LOC115952862 gene encoding fructose-1,6-bisphosphatase, chloroplastic-like produces the protein MVSVAAAAATTTAQSNLLFSSSRSISRLSPFQLCVFDSNTLLSCPNNSNSSKKKHVGAGVRCMAVGTAEAATKKSTFEIQTLTGWLLKQEQAGVIDAELTIVLSSISMACKQIASLVQRASVSNLTGVQGAVNIQGEDQKKLDVVSNEVFSNCLRSSGRTGIIASEEEDVPVAVEESYSGNYIVVFDPLDGSSNIDAAVSTGSIFGIYSPNDECLADVDDDDSTLDKVEQRCVVSVCQPGSNLLASGYCMYSSSVIFVLTIGNGVFAFSLDPMYGEFLLTQEKIQIPKTGKIYSFNEGNYQLWDDKLKKYIDDLKDPGPSGKPYSSRYIGSLVGDFHRTLLYGGIYGYPRDKKSKNGKLRLLYECAPMSFIVEQAGGKGSDGQNRILDITPVEIHQRVPLYIGSQEEVEKLEKYLA, from the exons ATGGTTTCtgtagcagcagcagcagcaacaacaacagcacAATCCAATCTCCTATTCTCAAGTTCTCGTTCCATCTCTCGTCTATCTCCTTTCCAACTATGCGTCTTTGACTCCAACACACTTCTTTCATGCCCCAACAACAGTAATAGTAGCAAGAAGAAACACGTTGGTGCTGGGGTTCGATGCATGGCTGTGGGCACAGCAGAGGCGGCGACAAAGAAGAGTACGTTTGAGATTCAGACACTGACGGGCTGGTTGTTGAAGCAGGAACAGGCAGGTGTGATTGATGCAGAGCTCACTATTGTGCTGTCGAGCATTTCAATGGCGTGCAAGCAGATTGCTTCGCTGGTGCAGAGAGCTAGCGTTTCCAACTTGACTGGAGTACAGGGTGCTGTTAACATTCAAGGGGAGGACCAGAAAAAACTGGACGTTGTCTCAAATGAG GTTTTCTCCAATTGCTTGAGATCAAGTGGACGAACAGGGATCATAGCATCAGAGGAAGAGGATGTGCCCGTGGCAGTGGAAGAGAGTTACTCTGGCAACTACATTGTTGTATTTGACCCTCTTGATGGGTCATCAAACATTGATGCAGCTGTGTCCACTGGCTCTATCTTTGGTATATACAGCCCAAATGATGAGTGCCTCGCTGATGTTGATGACGACGACTCCACT CTTGACAAAGTGGAACAGAGGTGTGTTGTGAGCGTGTGCCAACCAGGAAGCAACCTTCTTGCTTCTGGTTATTGCATGTACTCAAGCTCTGTGATCTTTGTTCTCACAATTGGAAATGGTGTATTTGCATTCTCCTTGGACCCTATGTATGGGGAATTCTTGTTGACTCAAGAAAAGATCCAGATACCGAAAACTGGAAAAATCTACTCATTCAATGAAGGGAACTATCAGCTTTGGGATGACAAGTTGAAGAAGTACATTGATGATCTCAAGGACCCAGGTCCCAGTGGCAAGCCCTATTCTTCTCGGTATATTGGTAGTTTGGTTGGTGATTTCCATCGGACACTGCTCTATGGTGGCATTTATGGGTACCCTAGAGACAAGAAGAGCAAGAATGGGAAGCTGAGGCTCTTGTATGAGTGTGCTCCAATGAGCTTTATAGTGGAACAAGCTGGTGGGAAAGGATCAGATGGCCAGAACAGAATACTTGACATTACACCAGTTGAg atccATCAACGTGTTCCACTTTACATTGGTAGCCAGGAGGAAGTCGAGAAATTGGAGAAGTATTTAGCTTGA